The DNA segment GGCCAGCTGGTGGACCTCCGTGTGCGGCCGCAGCGCCTGGGCCAGCAGCACGGACTCCATGGCGGGAATCACCGTGTCCCCCGCGCCGTGGAGCAGGTAGACGGGAGCGGCCGGAGCGGGCGAGCGGGCCGGGGACAACGACGGGTCCGCGGCGAAGGCCTTCACGTACGGCAGCAGCGTGGGGCCGAGCGCCGCGACGTCGCGGGTATTCACGTGGCCCATCAGCGTGGCGGCGGGCTCGGGCAGCTGCGCCTGCAGCGCGCGCGCTCGGGCGAAGGTCTCCTCCGCGAGCCGCCCGTCGGTGAGCGTCAGGTGCGAGGCCCGCAGGAAGGTGCGGATGGCCGCGCGCAGCGGCTCCACCTGCTCGGGCGGCACCAGCCGGTCCGCCACGTTGAGGAGGATGACCACCACCCCGTAGTCGTGGGGTGCCAGGCGGCTGCCGTCCGGCAGCTCGCCCGTGCACAGGAAGGCCAGCACCCGGGGCAGGTCGCCGTGCCCGCCGAAGGAGAGCGTGGCGGCCACCCGGTCCTTCAGCGCGGGCCGGCCGGCGGCCACCACCGACAGCCCGCCGGAGAAGCTGATGCCGAACAGGCCCACCTTCCCGTCCGGGGCCAGGTCGGGCTGCGCCGCGGCCCACAGGGCGGCGTCCTCGATGACGTCGGGCAGGCGCGGGGTGATTTCGTAGCGCAGCAGGTCCGCGGGCTCGGGCGTGAGCACCGCGAGCCCGCCCGAGGCCAGGTTCCCGGCCAGCTTCACCAGGCGCGGCTCGTCGATGCCGTCCGCGTGGACGCCCGAGGTGAGCACCACCGTGCGCCCCCGCCCCTCGACGGGACGGTAGAGCCGGGCCCGCGCCGGGCCGTGCCGCGTGGGGACCTGGAGCTCCTTCACGTCGAAGGGCCCGGTGCGCCAGCGCGACAGCGCCTCGGCCGCGTCACCCTGGAGGTCCGCCGCGCGCGCCACGAAGGCCAGGCCGCGCAGCCAGTCCGGCCCCGCCCACAGGCCCAGGGCCAGCAGTGCCACCAGCGAGGCGCCCAGCGTCCGGCGGGCGACCCGGCGGCTCATTGGAGCAGGTGCTCCACGAAGGTGCACAGCCGCTCGCGCTCGAAGGGCTTCTCCAGCAGCCCTCGCGTGTGGCGGCCCACGAACTCGCGCGCCTGCGCGGTGAAGGCGCCGCCCGTCATCAACCCGGTGCGCAGCGCCAGCTCCGGCGCCAGCCGCTCCAGCTCCACCACGAAGTCCATCCCGCTCATGCCCGGCATCATCAGGTCACAGAGGATGGCATCGAACTGCTCTCCGGCGGACAGCAACTGGAGCGCCTCGCGCGCGTCCTGCACGGCGCGCACCTCGTACACGTCGCGCACCAGCCGGGCCACCGAGCTGCCCACGGCCGGCTCGTCGTCGATGAGCAGCAGCCGCCGGCGCGGCGCTCCCCGGCGGGGCTCGCGCGGCGGCATGCCCGGCTGTGCCGGGGCCTGCACCGCGCCCACGAGCGCGGGCAGCACCACGCGGAAGGTGCTCCCCCACCCTGGCGCGCTCTGGACTTCGATGCGCCCGCCCATGGCCTGGACCAGCGTGAGGCAGATGGACAGCCCCAGCCCGGTGCCCTCGCCCACGGACTTGGTGGTGAAGAACGGGTCGAAGATGCGGCGCTGCACCTCGGGCGTCATGCCGTGCCCGTTGTCCGCCACCTCCAGCTCCACCGAGCCGCCGCGGCCGGGGCGCAGGCAGATGCGCACCACGTTCTCATCCACCGCCCGCTCCGGCAGGGCCTGCAGCGCGTTCACCAGCAGATTGACCACCACCTGCCCCAGGCGCACCTCGTTGCCGTGCACGCGCGGCACCGGCTCGAGCGTGCACACCAGCCGGGCCCGGTGCGACAGCTCGTTGCGCACCAGCCGGAGCGCCCCGTCCACCACGCGGGTGATGTCCACCGGGCCGTGGCCGTCCTCCTCCGCGCGGGCGAAGGTGCGCAGGTCCCGGACGATGGCGTTGACGCGGCCGGCGCCCTCCTCCGCCTCCGCCACCACCTCGCGCAGCTCCGGAAGCTGCTCGGGCGCCAGCTCCGCCTGGGACAGCCGGTCGCGCAGGAAGGACAGGTTGGAGCTGACGTAGGCCAGCGGGTTGTTGATTTCGTGCGCCACGCCCGCGGCCAGCGTGCCCACCGAGGCCATGCGCTCGGCCAGCATCAGCTGTGACTCCAGCAGCTTGCGGTCCGTGACGTCCCGGATGACGGCGACGAGGAACGACTCACCGTCCGCGCTGCTGAAGGAGGCCTTCTTCGTCACCAGGTGGCGCGACTGGCCCGTGCTGCCGGTGTGCGTCTCCTCGTTCTCGTCGGTGACGCCGGAGCGGAAGACCTGCTCGTCCTTGCGCCAGAAGACGTCCGCCTCGTGGGCGGGGACGAAGTCGTAGTCGGAGCGGCCCAGCAGCTCGTCCGCGGTGTGGCCCATGAACCGGCAGAAGGCGCTGTTGACGGCCACCCAGCGGTGCTGCCGGTCCTTCACGAAGAGCGGGTCCGGCAGCGCGTCGAGCGCGCTGCGCAGGAAGTCCCCGGTGCGGCGCATGGACTGGAGGTCCGCTCCGGCGCGCTCCGCCTGCAGCCGCCGGCTCAGCGCCACCAGCCGCGCGCCCCAGTGCGCGCCCGGTGGGGCCACGCACTCGTCGGCGCCGGCCTCGGCGAGCGCCTCCGTGTCCGAGGGAGCACGCCCCGTCAGCAGCACGAAGTGCGTGCGCGACGCCACCCGGGACGCGTGGATGCGCTGACACGTCGCGAGGGCCGCCTCCAGCGGGCCGCCCTCGTCCCAGGCGACGACCAGGCCCTCCGTCACGGACTCGACGGGCAGCGCCACGGCCCCGGCCACACGCAGGACATGACAGGGCCGGCCCGCCTCGGACTCGCGCAACCTGCGCTCGATCTCCTCCGCTACGGCGGAGGGTACCGCCACCAGCGTTGCGTGCACCCCGTCACTCCCCGGCCACCAACAGGCCCTGCTGCCCGTGTGTACATGCAAGACACGGGACAAGCCGCGCGATTGCAGCGCCCCGAAGCGAAACGGTCAACGTCGCCCCCGTTTCGGGATTCCATTGCCTCCGCGGCCAGAGGTTTCACGGACCCGCTGGGTCATCTTCGCCACCAGTCCGGGGCCCACACCACAGGCGGGCAGGAGGGAGCAGCGGGCGCAGTTGTCCGGGACGGGCTGGGCGGGGCAGGCGCCGCTCATGCCGTAGTGGCAGAGGGCGAAGTCGTAGCGCACGGGGTCGGCGGCATCCAGCGCGCGCAGCGAGGCGGTGACCTCCTCGGCGGTGCGCCACGTGAGGTCCTTGCGCCGGGTGAGGCCCAGGTGCTGCGAGATGCGGCCGATGTGCGTGTCCAGGGGGATGAGGAGCGCGGCGGGGGGCACGCGCTTCCAGATGCCGAAGTCCACGGTGTCGGGGCCTCGCACCATCCACCGGAGGAAGAGGTTGAGGCGCTTGGCGGCGCCGGTGCCCAGGGGCGAGGGCAGCAGGTGGTGCAGGCCACGCTCCGGGCCGAGCGCGGCGCGCAGCGCGTCCATGGGCACCTGGCGCAGGCCGGTGGTGAAGGCGTCCAGCGCGCCGTGCAGCGTGCCGCGGGCCTCCAAGCCCTGGACGAAGAGGGCCTCCAGGCTGCCGTGCTCGCGCAGCGCGCGGCCCATGCCGAGCAGGAGGACGGCGACGTCGGTGCCCACGTTGAAGCGGTAGACGAAGCCCGACAGCAGGGCGCAGGCGCCGGACACGTCGAGCGCGCGGACGAAAGCGGCGGGCGAGGGGCCCATGCGCCGCAGGAGGGCGTCCACCTTGGGGCGGAACAGGTCCGCGCGGCCGTAGGCCAGGGCGGCGGCGAGCAGCGCGCTGACCTCGATGTCGCGCGCGTCGGTGTAGCGGTGGGGGAACTCCACCGGGTCGAAGCCAATGCGGGCGCGGGCGTCGGTGGAGGCCAGGAAGGCGTCCAGCCTCGGGCGCAGGTGGTCGGCCGCCTGGGGGGTGAGCCCGGTGTCGCGGGCGGTGCGCCGGCTGGAGCGCGGTGTCACGTCGGAAGCTCCCAAATGTCCCTGGAACGGCTGCCTGGGCGTCAAGCTTCCCGGACTCGCGCGGATGCACGGCATCCCCCCTCCTCCGGGACTGAGGAAGGGGGACGGGTCAGCAGGCTACGGCTGCACGGCGAACACGAGGTCGTCGTGGTCGTTATAGGAGCTCGTGCCGCAGGCGGTCGGGCTCCCGCCGTAGCGGAACCGTGCGCGCACGGCCTGCACGGCGCCGGCGGGCAGCGTGTACGTCGTGGACAGCACCTGCCGGCCCTTGGCGGTCGGACGCAGCGTGGCGATGAACGTCCACGCCGGGCTGCCGGAGGTGGCGGCGTTGCCCGTGTAGTACAGGTCCAGCTTGTCGTTGGTGACGTTGAAGCACCACACCGTCGCCTCGATGCGCACCAGCTTGCCCGGACCGAAGGGCGTCCCGTCCACCGTGGCCACCTTGATGTGGTCGTTGGACTCGTCCGAGTGGTAGCTGCCCGACAGGCCGTCCGAGCACGAGTTGTTGATGGTGTTCGGGAAGTTCACCTCGGGCCCCAGGTTGGCGCGGCCGTTGAGCAGCGCGCCGGAGTCACACGACTCCGAGACGGAGAAGCAGCGGGGCGCCCGCAGCGCCGGGTCATACCCCGCGACGCTGGCGGAGTTGCTCACCGTCACCTGGATGGCGCTCGTCGCCGGGAGGTTCACCCTGTCGTAGGCGCGCGCCTCCAGCGTGTGCGCGCCGTTGGGGGTGGCCCCCGTGTCCCAGGTGAAGGTGTACGGCGCGACGGTGTCCGTGAACTTCACCGCACCGTCCACGAGGAACTCCACCCGGCTGATGCCCGAGGCATCCGTGGCCGTCGTGGTGACGCTCACCGAGCCCGTCAACGTGGCGCCCGCCGCGGGCGCGGTGATGGCGACCGCGGGCTCCGTGGTGTCCGTAATCGTCAGCGTGCCCTCCGCCAGCTCCGCCACGAACGCGGAGGCAATCTTCGCGAACTTCAGGGCGTGCGCTCCGGTGACGTCCGTGTTGGCGAGCGTGTCGGCCGCGCTGTGGATTCTCTGGTTTCTGCCGTCGAACAGGGCCTCGAAGGGCATGGAGACCGGAAAGCCCGCCGAGTTCCAGGAGGCGTGGTCCGAGCACGCATAGTTGCACTGCGTGTTGGCCCACTGCACGCCCGGGATGTACGTGCCGATGAGGTTGGTGACGAACGTGTTCTGCGCGGCGTTGGTGAAGTCGGAGATGATGCCCACGTCCACCGTCGAGCCCTTGTAGTTCGTCATGTCCAGCTGGAGCACGCCAATCACGTTGCGGTTGTTGGCCTTGTGCTCCTGGGCAATCGCCTGCGAGCCCCGCAGGCCGACCTCCTCGGCGGCGTAAGCAATGAACTTCACCGTCTTCGCCGGGCGGTAGCCCTGGGCCATCGCCACTCGCAGCACCTCCGTGAGGGTGGCGATGCCGGAGGCATCATCGTCCGCGCCGGGCGCGGCGGGGTTCGTGGTCGAGCTGGTGGTGGAGTCCAGGTGCCCGCCGACGATGACGATTTCATCCGGGAACGTGGTGCCGGTGATGGTGGCGATGACCGACGGCTGGAGCCAGCTGTGGCCGAAGAGGGTGATGGCCACGTCGTCCCGGTCCAGGGGGACATAGCCCTGCCACTCGTCCGCCAGCCAGGCGGCCGCGGCCGCGCCCGTCTCCGACGTGAAGTAGCGCGTCGGGTAGGTCGTCGACAGGTGGGTGATGGTGGCGAGGATGTTCGCCGGGTCGAGGCCCGCCTGCATCGTGTTCACGAGGTAGGGGTTGTCCAGCGTGTAGTTGGCCGCGAGCGAGCGAGGCGTCTCCACCACGGGCGCGTTCATCGCCGCCAGCGCCTCGGCCTCCGTGCCGTGGTAGAAGAAGCCGCCGCAGCGGTGGAACTGGTTGTGCATCACCGCGGAGACCAGGGGCAGCTGGGACTCGGGAAGGCGCAGCGCGGTGACCTGCCCCTTCTCGCCGACGCGGGCGGGGGCGGCGAGCCCCTCCCCCATCAGCGCGGCGTTCACGAAGCCGACGGCATCCGAGCCGATGGTGATCCACACCTCCGGATCCTTGGACTTCGCCGCCGGAGCCTTCTCGGCGGGAGCCTTCGCGTCAGGAGCCTTCGCAACGGGGGGCTTCGCGAAAGCCGAGACACAACCAAGCACCATGACGGCCGAAGCCAGGCGCTTCATGTTCATACGCTTCTCCACTGCATGCGGGGGAACTGGTGCTGCGGGACCGAGGCAGCGGGCTTCACTGCCTACACAGTGACTGTGACATTTTCCGTGATAACAGGGAAACGGTGTCGGTCCTGAAACAGCCGCAGCTCCTCCCAGCCTGGAGGAAGCGTCATTCGCTGAGAAAATGATTAAAAAAGCTCAGCGTGTCAGCTCGCGGACGGCATGGCCCAGCTCCGGGAGGATGAGCGCGTCCAGCGCGAGCCGCACGGCCCTGGGTGAGCCTGGCAGTGCGAAGAGGATCATCCCCTGCCAGGTGCCCGCGGTGGCCCGGGACATCATCGCCGCGCTGCCAATCTGCCGGTACGACAGCATCCGGAAGAGCTCGCCGAAGCCAGGCAGCTCCTTCTCGAACAGGGCCTGGAGCGTCTCCACCGTGGTGTCGCGCCGGCCAATGCCCGTCCCGCCGTTGAACACCACGGCGCGCGCGCCCGCCTGCCGTGCCTGCTCCAGCGCGGCGCGGATGGCCTCCGGGTCGTCCTTCACCACCGTGTAGCCGGCGAGGCCATGCCCCGCGGCCTCCAGGGCCTCGCGCAGCACGCGGCCGCTCTCGTCCTTCGCCGCGTCCCGGCTGTCCGAGCACGTCACCACGAACGCGCTCACGTGCACCGGCGCTCGCGCCTTGTGCTCCGCCGCCACGTCCGCGTCCGCGCCGCCGTGGGCATGGGCCTGGTCATGGGCATGCGGGGGGTGGTGGTGGTGCTCGTGCCCGTGGCCATGCTCGTGGTCATGGTGCGGATGCGCGGGCCCGTGGTGGTGCCCGTGCTCATGAGCGTGCTCGTGGTCGTGCTTGTGCCCGTGGTCATGACCGTGCTCGTGGTCATGGTCGTGGTCGTGCCCCTCGTGTGCCATGGCGGTGCTCCGGTGCGCGCGTGGGCGCCTCAGGTGTTGTCGGGCAGCTCGACGACGAGGGTTCCGTCCTGGACCTCGACCGTCACTGTCGGCTGGTCGTCACAGACGCCCGGGGACGTCTCGTTGCGCCCGGTGTCCATGTCGAAGCCGACCTCGTGGCACGGACAGACGACCAGGTTTTCCTCGATGCGACCGCCCGACAGCAGGCAGCCCGCGTGGTTGCACCAGTCGTCGAGCCCCTTGTAGCGGCCCTGGATCTTCGCGATACACACGTTGCGCTTGCCGACTTCGTAGCCGCGCATCTCCCGTTCGGCGAAATCCGCCGGACCCAGCTTGATCTTCGTCATCGCGGTCCTTTTTCCCACAATGCAGGTCGGCCTGCACCCCCGTTCCCCGGGCATTACCTTCCCCACCGTGACTCCAGACGTCAGCCCCCCCACCGTCGACAAGGCGGCAGTTGCCCAGGTCCTCCGGGACATCTCCATCCTGCTCCAGCTCCAGGGAGAGGGCGGATACCGCGTGCGCGCGTACGACATGGGCGCGGACCGCATCGTCGGCCTGCCCCAGGAGCTGGGGCCGCTCGTCGCGGAGGGCCGCCTGGAGAGCCTGCCGGGCATCGGCCCCGCGCTCGCCGAGAAGATCACCGAGCTGGTGACCACCGGACGCCTGCGCTACTTCGAGGAGCTGAAGGCGAAGTTCCCCCCGGGCCTGCTGGAGCTGACGCGGCTGCCGGACATCGGCCCCAAGAAGGTGGCCGCGCTCTGGCGCGAGCTCCAGGTGGGCAGCGTGGAGGACCTGGAGCGCGCCTGCCGCGAGGGCCGGGTGCGCCAGCTCAAGGGCTTCGGTGAGAAGAGCGAGGCGAAGATGCTGGAGGGCATCGCCGTGTACCGGCGCGCCCGCGGCGAGCGCAAGCTGCTGGGGGACGTGCTGCCCATCGCCGAGGCCCTGCTGGAGCGGATGAAGGCCGCCCCCGGCGTGGTGCGCGCCAGCCTGGGTGGCAGCGTGCGCCGCCGCGCGGAGACGGTGGCGGACGTGGACATCATCGCCTCGGCGCCGGACCCGGTGCCCGTGCTGGACGCGCTGGCCCACGCGCCGGGCGTGGCGGCGGTGCTGGGCAAGGGCGGCAGCAAGTGCTCCGTGCGGCTGGAGGCGGGAGACCTGCAGGTGGACCTGCGGGTGCTGCCGGACGAGGACTACGCCACCGCCCTGCACCACTTCACCGGCTCCAAGGCGCACCACATCCGCCTGCGCAACCTGGGCCAGGAGCGCGGCCTCAAGATTTCCGAGTGGGGCGTGCACCGCGAGGACGGCACCAAGGTGCCCGTGACGGACGAGGCCGGCCTCTACGCGCTGCTGGACATGCAGTACGTGCCGCCCGAGCTGCGCGAGGACAACGGCGAGGTGGAGGCCGCGCGCGAGGGCCGCCTGCCGCAGGACCTGGTGACGCTGGAGGACGTGCAGGGCGCCGTCCACGCGCACAGCACCTGGTCCGACGGGAAGCACTCGCTGGAGGAGATGGCGCTCGCCGCGCGCGAGCTGGGCCTGAAGTACCTCACCGTCACCGAGCACAGCGAGGCGGCCATCTACGCCGGCGGCCTCAAGGTGGACGACCTCAAGCGCCAGTGGGAGGAAATCGACCGCGTCAACGCGGCGGTGCCCGGGGTGCGCCTGCTCAAGGGCATCGAGGTGGACATCCTCGAGTCCGGCGCGCTCGACTACGCCGACAGCGTGCTGGAGCAGCTCGAGGTGGTCATCGGCTCCATCCATGTGCGGCACGGCATGGACGAGGACCAGATGACGCGCCGGCTGCTCACCGCGCTGGACAACCCGTGCCTCCACATCCTCGGGCACCCCACCGGCCGCCTCCTGCAGAGCCGCGAGCCCTACCCCGTCCGCATGGAGGAGGTGCTGGAGCGGGCCGCCGAGCGCGGCGTGGCCGTGGAGGTCAACGGCAAGCCGGCGCGGCTGGACATCAAGGCCGAGTACATCCGCCAGGGCCTGAAGCACGGGGTGCGGCTGGTGGTGAGCTGTGACGCGCACCGGCGGGAGGACCTGCGCAACCTGGCCTTCGCCGTGGCCACCGCCCGCCGGGGCTGGGCGCGGAAGTCGGACATCCTGAACACCCTCCCGGCGGACCGGTTCATCACCTCGCTGCGCGCCCGCCGGTGATAGGCTGCGGCGCGCGCCGATGTCCCGCCTGCTGCCGCTGCTCCTCTGTCTCGCCTGCCTGCCCCACCCCGCCCTCGCCGGGGAGGGCCGGCCCTCGCGCGCCGACCTGCAGCGGGTGATGGAGCAGCACGCGCGCTCGGTGGTGCGCGTGCGCGGCCCGAAGCAGGCCAGCCCGGGCGTCATCGTGGGCGCGGCCGGACAGGTGCTCACCTCCACGGAGCCGGTGGGCGGCGAGGCCTTCGTGGGCCTCAACGCCGCCACGGTGGAGCATGACGGGAAGGCCCTGCCCGCCCGGGTGGTGCTGGCCAACGCGGCCCTCAAGGTCGCGGTGGTGGCCGCGCCGGACGGCACCTACCCGGCCGCGCCGGTGAAGCTGCTCAAGGAGGGCGACAGCCTCCGGGGGCGGTGGGTGGTGGGCGTCCTTCCGGCCACGAAGGCCCAGCCCGCGCGGCCCGTGTCCGCGCAGGTGGGCAGCGCCCCGGCGCCCTTCTTCGACGTGCCCCTGGCGCTGCCGGCGGGCAGCCCGGTGTTCGACTCGGACGGGCGGCTGGTGGCGGTGGTGGTGCAGCGCCACCGGCGCGGCTGCCGGGTGCTGCCGCTGACCGAGGTGAAGGTGCAGCTCGCGTCGGCGGACGCGCCATGAGCGGCGCCATGGCGACACCCTGGCGCCCCACCGCCGTGCAGGAAGCGGTGGGCCTGTGGGCCGTGGGCTTCCTGGGCATCATCGCCGCCTTCCTCCTCTTCGGCGGCACCAGCATCCCCAAGCTGGTGGCCACCGTGGGCTTCCTCTACCTGCCGCTCATCCCCATGCGCTGGCGGGATGAGGACTACCGCGACTACGGGCTGACGCTCCGGGCGTGGCGCCAGGACGTGCGCCTGTTCCTGGTGCTGTCCGCGGTTGTGGGGCCGCTGTTCTTCCTGGCCTTCGCCGGCTTCGTGGAGGTGCTGCCCCACCTGCCCCACGCGCTGGCGCGCCACCTGACGCCCATCGTCGGCGAGGGCCACTTCCGGCCCCGGCTGCCCCCGCGCTTCGGCGAGTGGGTCATCGACCAGCTCTTCGTCGTCGCGCTACCGGAGGAGTTCTTCTACCGGGGCTACCTCCAGAGCCGGCTGCGCGACGCGTGGCCGGAGGGCCGGCGCGTGCTGGGCGGCAGGCTGGGGCGCGCCTTCTGGGTGACGGCGCTCCTGTTCGCGCTGGGGCACCTGGCCATCTTCCAGGTGTGGCGCCTGTCCGTCTTCTTCCCCGCCCTGCTCTTCGGGTGGATGCGCGAGCGCACCGGCACCATCCTCGGCGCCGCCCTCTTCCACGCGGCCTGCAACCTCTACGTGCGCTTCCTCGAGGTGTCCTTCTTCGGAAGTCCCTGAGGCCGTCAGCCCGTCCCCGGCCTGCCGCATGCCCCAGTCCCGGCAGAACAGCGCTCGACTCCGCCCGGGCCAGCGCCCGCGCGCCGAAGGCCCCCCTCTGACGTGATTCGCGGATTCATGGAATAGTGCAGTCCCGAAATAAAAATAGACGCGAAGCAGCAACTTCTTGGGACCTGAGTCCGACAAATACGTACCCCCCTCGCAGCGAGGCCCCCACCATGAGCGTTCGTCGCACCGATGGCCCGAAGCAGCCGGTCTCCCTCCGCCCCACCACCACCGAGACGCAGCCGAAGAACGCCGTGAAGACGGGGACCACGCCGGCGCGGGTGAAGGACGGGTTCGAGTCGTCCGCGCCCCGCCGCACGGAGCTGGCGCGCGCGGAGCAGACGCTGACGCCGGTGCCCGCGCGCCCGGGCCGGCTGCCCATCGACAGCAAGGACGCGCAGAACGCCATCCAGGCCTCGCTGTCGTACCTGAGCCCGGCCACGGGGGCCATGACGCTGGTCGCCCCCTCCCCGAGCTTCGTGCCGAAGAACGTGGAGCGGGACGAGCTGGGCATGACGCACGTGCGCCTGGACCGCGTGCACGAGGGTGTGAAGGTCTTCGGCGAGCAGGTCATCTCCCACCTGGACAAGGACGGGAAGGTGTCCAGCGTCACGGGCGAGCAGTCCACCATCCCCGCGGGGCTCGGCAGCCAGAAGCCGAAGCTGTCGCCCGCGCAGGCCATCGAGTCCGCGCGCAAGGAGTTCGACGGCAAGCCGGACCGGCAGCCCCACGCCGAGCGGGTCATCTACCAGGACAAGGCGGGCCAGTACCACTCGGCCTACCGCGTGGAGATGTCCCAGATTGAAGGCCAGCAGAACCCGCGCCGGATGAACTACCTGGTGGACGCCAACAGCGGGAAGGTCTTCGAGAGCTTCAACGAGATTGACGGCTTCTCGATTCCGAAGGGCACCAAGACGGCGACCCTGCCCACCGAGGCCAGCGCCACCACGTCTCCCAAGGCGAGCATCGCCGACCTGGGCACCGTGACGTCGAAGCTGAAGCTGGACCAGGACGTCACCATCGACAAGCTCAAGCTGTCGCTGGACATCGACCACACGTACCGCGGCGACCTGTCCGTCACCCTGACGAGCCCCTCCGGCAAGAGCGCGGTGGTGCACAACCGCACCGGCGGCGGCGCGGACCACGTGAAGGGCGACTTCGACCTGAGCGCCTTCGCGGGTGAGCAGGCGAAGGGCGAGTGGACGCTCACCGTGAGCGACAAGGCGCGCGCGGACACGGGCGTGCTCAACAGCTGGGGCCTGAAGGCCACCGGCAAGGCGCCCCCGCCGACGACCCCGCCCGCGGGCAAGGCGGACGACACGTCGCTGTACAGCGGCAAGGTGGAGCTGCAGACGACGAAGAACGCGGACGGCACCTTCAGCCTGCGCGACTCCACCCGCGGCAAGGGCGTGGAGACGTTCGACGCGCAGAACAAGGCGCGCGCCACCGGACAGACGGACTTCAAGGACACCAACGACGTCTGGGGCGAGTCGACCGACGATGCCCGTAGCCACGCCGCGGTGGACGCGCAGTACGGCGCCTCGATGACGTACGACATGATGAAGAACGTCCTCGGGCGTGACTCGCTCGACGGCGCGGGCGAGAAGCTCGTCTCCTACGTGCACGTCGACAACGGCCTGGTCAACGCGTTCTGGGACGGCCAGAAGATGAGCTACGGCGACGGCGACGGGAAGACGTCCGGCCCGCTCACCGCGCTGGACATCGCGGGCCACGAAATCGCGCACGGCCTCACCGAGCGCACCGCCGGCCTCATCTACCGCAACGAGTCCGGTGGCCTGAACGAGGCCATGAGCGACATCTTCGGCGCGGGCGTGGAGTGGTACGCGGCGCAGAAGAACCCCGGCGTGAAGTTCAACTGGACGGTGGGCGAGACGGCGTGGACCCCCGGCAACAGCACCGAGGACGGCCTGCGCTACATGGATGACCCGACCAAGGACGGGTACTCCATCGACAACTACAAGCACTACCCGGAGCAGACCGAGGTCCACGGCTCCAGCGGCATCGCCAACAACGCCTTCTACCTGATGGTGAACGGCGGCAAGAACCGCACCTCCGGCCAGGAGGTGAAGGACGGCATCGGGATGGAGAAGGGCCTGAAGATCTACTACCGCGCCCTCGCCCACTACATGACGCCCAACACCACCTTCGCCCAGGCGCGCGAGGCGTGCATCAAGGCCGCCACCGACCTGCACGGCGCCAGCTCGACGGAGGTCCAGAAGGTGAAGGAGAGCTGGTCCGCCGTCGGCGTGAGCTAGCTGCGCTTCATGGGCTGACGGCTCCCTGGTGCGAAGAGCGCCGGGGAGCCCGGCCCGGGCTCAAGAGGCCACGGCCGGAGAGCCCAGGTCGCTCGCGGAGGGAGGAAGTCCCTCCGCCAGCAGCATCATCGTGTGGGCGGAGACCTGACGGAGCGCCTTGGCCGGGGCGTACTCGGGCGAGGCCCACCAGGCCCGGGCCTGCTCCGCGTTCGGGAACTCCAGGATGACGAAGCGTGGAGGAGCCCAGGTGCCCTCCAGCGTCTGCGTCGCGCCCCCGCGCACGAGGTAGCGCCCGCCGTACCGGGCAATCGACGGCGGGGCCAGCTGCTTGTACCGCTCGTAGGTCTGAGCGTCATGCACGGCGATTTCGACCACGACGTAGGCAGGCATTCACGTTCCTCTCGCGGGCGGCTCAGAACACGAACGGGAAACGGACGGGGCCTCCCTGTTCCTGGTGCTTCGGGAAGGTCCAGGCCCGGACCTTCCCCTCGATGCAGCGCGCGATGGGCGTGCCCTTGAGCGACGCCGTCTCGGTGACGACGTCCGACACCTGACCGCTCGGGAGGATGCTCCAGCGCACCACCACCCGGCCTCCCGCGCCGGGGGTCGGCGGCTGCTGCTCGCTGGCGCACGCGGAGATGTCGTCCTTCTTGGCGAGCACCACCTCGAAGATGTCGGACTGGGCGAGCTCGGCGGGCGGCTTGCTCGGGTCCGGCGGGACGTACACCGAGCGCTCCGCGCGTGCGCCGGCACCCGGCGGAGGTGACGCCAGCTCACGCTCGAAGGCCTCGTCGGGGCCCAGCTTCTCCGCCGGTGCCGTGTCCACGGCCGGAGCGGCCTCGGCGTCCAGCTCGTTCTCGAAGTCGGCCTCCGCCAGGGGCGGTGGCGCCGCCGGGCGCTTCTCGGCCGAGGGAGCGG comes from the Pyxidicoccus xibeiensis genome and includes:
- a CDS encoding Rieske (2Fe-2S) protein, with product MTKIKLGPADFAEREMRGYEVGKRNVCIAKIQGRYKGLDDWCNHAGCLLSGGRIEENLVVCPCHEVGFDMDTGRNETSPGVCDDQPTVTVEVQDGTLVVELPDNT
- a CDS encoding MXAN_2756 family trypsin-like serine endoprotease — its product is MSRLLPLLLCLACLPHPALAGEGRPSRADLQRVMEQHARSVVRVRGPKQASPGVIVGAAGQVLTSTEPVGGEAFVGLNAATVEHDGKALPARVVLANAALKVAVVAAPDGTYPAAPVKLLKEGDSLRGRWVVGVLPATKAQPARPVSAQVGSAPAPFFDVPLALPAGSPVFDSDGRLVAVVVQRHRRGCRVLPLTEVKVQLASADAP
- the mrtX gene encoding myxosortase MrtX, whose amino-acid sequence is MSGAMATPWRPTAVQEAVGLWAVGFLGIIAAFLLFGGTSIPKLVATVGFLYLPLIPMRWRDEDYRDYGLTLRAWRQDVRLFLVLSAVVGPLFFLAFAGFVEVLPHLPHALARHLTPIVGEGHFRPRLPPRFGEWVIDQLFVVALPEEFFYRGYLQSRLRDAWPEGRRVLGGRLGRAFWVTALLFALGHLAIFQVWRLSVFFPALLFGWMRERTGTILGAALFHAACNLYVRFLEVSFFGSP
- the polX gene encoding DNA polymerase/3'-5' exonuclease PolX, whose amino-acid sequence is MTPDVSPPTVDKAAVAQVLRDISILLQLQGEGGYRVRAYDMGADRIVGLPQELGPLVAEGRLESLPGIGPALAEKITELVTTGRLRYFEELKAKFPPGLLELTRLPDIGPKKVAALWRELQVGSVEDLERACREGRVRQLKGFGEKSEAKMLEGIAVYRRARGERKLLGDVLPIAEALLERMKAAPGVVRASLGGSVRRRAETVADVDIIASAPDPVPVLDALAHAPGVAAVLGKGGSKCSVRLEAGDLQVDLRVLPDEDYATALHHFTGSKAHHIRLRNLGQERGLKISEWGVHREDGTKVPVTDEAGLYALLDMQYVPPELREDNGEVEAAREGRLPQDLVTLEDVQGAVHAHSTWSDGKHSLEEMALAARELGLKYLTVTEHSEAAIYAGGLKVDDLKRQWEEIDRVNAAVPGVRLLKGIEVDILESGALDYADSVLEQLEVVIGSIHVRHGMDEDQMTRRLLTALDNPCLHILGHPTGRLLQSREPYPVRMEEVLERAAERGVAVEVNGKPARLDIKAEYIRQGLKHGVRLVVSCDAHRREDLRNLAFAVATARRGWARKSDILNTLPADRFITSLRARR
- a CDS encoding MogA/MoaB family molybdenum cofactor biosynthesis protein, whose amino-acid sequence is MHVSAFVVTCSDSRDAAKDESGRVLREALEAAGHGLAGYTVVKDDPEAIRAALEQARQAGARAVVFNGGTGIGRRDTTVETLQALFEKELPGFGELFRMLSYRQIGSAAMMSRATAGTWQGMILFALPGSPRAVRLALDALILPELGHAVRELTR